The Microbulbifer sp. YPW1 genome contains a region encoding:
- a CDS encoding PIN domain-containing protein, translating to MKWAFIDYENVGGMKKIDLSQHERVIVFLGAKQPKLDFGASKYDSPINLIVVQIKATQANNLDFHLAYYLGKYDREAEKNVTFEVITNDNGFAPLISHLKSNGRTCKHIKQVTVAASTQKLSSSLTKSPKEKRPKTVSSLKNHIAAHLKLQGNEIAVQGQVNKLVQEKKVVLNGESVEYQR from the coding sequence ATGAAGTGGGCATTTATCGACTATGAAAATGTCGGTGGAATGAAGAAAATAGACCTTTCACAGCATGAAAGAGTCATCGTATTTCTTGGCGCAAAGCAACCAAAGCTAGATTTTGGCGCATCAAAGTATGATTCACCGATCAACCTTATTGTTGTACAAATAAAGGCTACACAGGCAAACAATCTAGATTTCCATCTTGCTTACTACTTAGGCAAGTACGATCGTGAAGCCGAGAAGAATGTAACGTTCGAAGTCATTACAAATGATAATGGCTTCGCGCCATTAATTTCACATTTGAAGTCAAATGGTAGAACTTGTAAGCACATCAAGCAGGTTACCGTAGCGGCTTCCACTCAAAAATTGTCGAGCTCTCTTACTAAGTCTCCGAAAGAAAAACGGCCAAAAACCGTATCATCTCTAAAAAACCATATCGCGGCGCACTTGAAGCTACAAGGTAATGAAATCGCGGTACAAGGGCAGGTAAATAAGCTTGTTCAAGAGAAAAAGGTGGTGCTAAATGGAGAATCTGTAGAGTACCAGCGTTAG
- a CDS encoding 3-deoxy-7-phosphoheptulonate synthase, whose amino-acid sequence MTTQQFDDLNVLSQDVLITPEALKSELPVSESAEATVAAGRAAVRDILDRKDHRLMVVIGPCSVHDVEAAMDYASRLKALADKVSDTLLIVMRVYFEKPRTTVGWKGLINDPHLDDSFKIEEGLHIGRKLLLDISELGLPTSTEALDPISPQYLQDLISWSAIGARTTESQTHREMASGLSSAVGFKNGTDGSLEVAINALQSTAHPHRFLGINKEGQVAIIHTAGNKYGHVVLRGGNDKPNYDSVSVAVCEKELEDAGLVPNIMVDCSHANSNKNHELQPLVVDNVTHQILDGNKSIIGIMVESNLKPGNQKINKDRSQMEYGVSVTDKCIDWETTENLLLNMAEQLRGPLKARQG is encoded by the coding sequence ATGACCACGCAGCAGTTCGACGACTTAAATGTCCTCTCCCAGGACGTTCTCATTACCCCGGAAGCGCTGAAATCGGAACTGCCCGTCAGCGAGTCCGCAGAGGCCACCGTAGCCGCCGGCCGCGCCGCCGTGCGCGACATCCTGGACCGCAAAGATCACCGCCTGATGGTCGTGATCGGCCCCTGTTCAGTACACGATGTCGAGGCCGCCATGGACTATGCCAGCCGCCTGAAGGCGCTGGCAGACAAAGTCTCCGACACCCTGCTGATCGTCATGCGCGTGTATTTTGAGAAGCCCCGTACCACCGTGGGCTGGAAAGGCCTGATCAACGACCCGCATCTGGACGACTCGTTCAAGATCGAAGAGGGTCTGCACATCGGCCGCAAGCTGCTTCTGGACATCTCCGAGCTGGGCCTGCCCACCTCCACCGAGGCACTGGACCCAATCTCGCCCCAGTACCTGCAGGACCTGATCTCCTGGTCCGCCATCGGCGCGCGCACCACGGAATCCCAGACCCACCGGGAAATGGCTAGCGGCCTCTCCTCCGCCGTGGGCTTCAAAAACGGCACTGACGGCAGCCTGGAAGTGGCCATCAACGCCCTCCAGTCCACCGCCCACCCGCACCGTTTCCTGGGTATCAACAAGGAAGGCCAGGTAGCCATCATCCACACCGCCGGTAACAAGTACGGCCATGTGGTACTGCGTGGCGGCAACGACAAGCCCAACTACGACTCCGTTAGCGTCGCCGTGTGTGAGAAAGAACTGGAAGATGCCGGCCTGGTACCCAACATCATGGTCGACTGCAGCCACGCCAACTCCAACAAGAACCACGAGCTGCAGCCCCTGGTGGTCGACAACGTTACCCACCAGATCCTGGACGGCAACAAATCCATCATCGGCATCATGGTGGAAAGCAACCTGAAACCCGGCAACCAGAAGATCAACAAAGATCGCAGCCAAATGGAGTACGGCGTATCCGTTACCGACAAGTGCATCGACTGGGAAACCACCGAAAACCTGCTGCTGAACATGGCCGAGCAACTGCGCGGGCCGCTAAAAGCACGCCAGGGGTAA
- a CDS encoding PHB depolymerase family esterase encodes MAASAGSWQQGQSIGGFNSVHVYTPDSVSSIGDGKALLIVLHGCVQPTNNFLTANLEVAAEQYGMVIAVPDAMNKAGYSCWSYWQGTKSRSSGDYKNLISLANAMSGDASRNIDPDQVYIAGLSSGAAFANTTACLAPDVFAGMGISAGPSIGTSSNGALGPCEQADVTARCNTYAGSYKSHFATQVASIAHGDADTTVNQCYNEQNSDGMAGVYGVAKLSGTNTISEGSSRTAEETLWEDGRVSMLWLNDVDHAWSGGEGASGGYISPNSINYASYLGQYFTANNKRVDRNTGPEITNLAASESNSLLSISGNALDAEGSVTGVAITISNIDSGTPVLVETLDVSSVDAAGFFSATSATLADGLYEVSAVATDNEGADGDVTSVTTRVGPEPPATAPVLSDTAASVSGQCATVTGTAVDANQNLQSVVVAFASGNVTASISGNGYSAQGCNLPDGENTATVTATDSTSLSSQASVTFNVDAGQTGDYNFHISAGHITWGVGYSACYLAFGTSEFTMREYPSGGDCQWVADGDSSCAGPVQACSTGGGEPTTDTDGDGVEDALDNCPNTANANQADNDNDGIGNACDSTPDGEPVDTDGDGVTDSVDNCPNTANADQLDNDGDGIGNACDSTPDGDVACTEYSASNYNHVQAGRATTNGSYAYAVGSGDNLGLYNVFVTSTLAETAAGYYVKGNCP; translated from the coding sequence ATGGCTGCCAGCGCAGGCAGCTGGCAGCAGGGCCAATCCATTGGCGGTTTCAATTCCGTGCATGTGTATACACCGGATTCTGTATCGTCGATCGGCGATGGCAAGGCGCTGCTGATCGTGTTGCACGGCTGTGTGCAGCCCACCAACAATTTCCTCACTGCAAACCTGGAAGTGGCAGCGGAGCAGTACGGCATGGTGATCGCCGTGCCGGATGCCATGAACAAGGCTGGATATAGTTGCTGGTCTTATTGGCAGGGAACCAAGTCGCGTTCTTCTGGCGACTATAAGAATCTGATTTCCCTCGCCAATGCGATGAGTGGCGACGCGAGCCGCAATATCGACCCGGACCAGGTGTATATCGCCGGCCTGTCTTCCGGTGCGGCTTTTGCCAACACCACAGCCTGCCTGGCTCCGGACGTATTTGCCGGTATGGGTATCAGTGCGGGCCCGAGTATCGGCACCTCCTCCAACGGTGCCCTTGGCCCCTGTGAGCAGGCAGATGTGACTGCGCGCTGTAATACCTACGCCGGCAGCTATAAAAGCCACTTTGCCACCCAGGTCGCATCTATCGCCCACGGCGATGCCGATACCACCGTGAACCAGTGCTATAACGAGCAGAATTCCGACGGTATGGCAGGCGTTTACGGCGTCGCCAAACTGTCCGGCACCAATACCATCAGCGAGGGCAGTAGCCGCACCGCAGAGGAAACCCTGTGGGAAGATGGGCGGGTTTCCATGCTGTGGCTGAATGATGTCGATCACGCCTGGTCTGGCGGCGAAGGCGCCTCTGGCGGTTACATCTCGCCGAACAGCATCAACTATGCCTCCTACCTCGGCCAGTATTTCACCGCCAACAACAAGCGCGTCGACCGCAATACCGGGCCCGAGATCACGAACCTTGCGGCAAGCGAAAGCAACAGCCTGCTATCAATCAGCGGTAATGCACTGGATGCGGAAGGCAGCGTCACCGGAGTGGCAATCACCATCAGCAATATCGACAGCGGTACACCGGTATTGGTGGAAACCCTCGACGTGTCTTCGGTGGATGCTGCGGGCTTCTTCAGCGCTACCAGCGCCACGCTGGCAGACGGCCTGTACGAAGTCAGTGCAGTCGCCACCGATAACGAAGGCGCAGACGGCGATGTGACTAGCGTCACTACCCGTGTAGGCCCGGAGCCGCCGGCGACGGCACCAGTATTGAGCGATACTGCAGCCAGTGTCAGCGGCCAGTGCGCCACCGTAACCGGCACCGCGGTGGACGCGAACCAGAACCTGCAGAGCGTGGTGGTCGCCTTTGCCAGCGGCAATGTTACCGCGAGTATTTCTGGCAATGGCTACTCCGCCCAGGGTTGTAACCTGCCCGATGGTGAAAACACTGCAACGGTTACCGCCACCGACAGTACCTCGCTCTCCAGCCAAGCCAGTGTCACTTTCAATGTCGACGCGGGCCAGACTGGTGATTACAACTTCCATATCAGCGCGGGACATATCACCTGGGGAGTCGGTTACTCGGCCTGCTACCTGGCGTTCGGCACCAGTGAATTCACCATGCGCGAATATCCCTCGGGCGGTGATTGCCAGTGGGTCGCCGATGGTGACAGCAGCTGTGCCGGACCGGTTCAGGCCTGCTCAACAGGTGGCGGCGAGCCGACTACCGACACCGACGGGGATGGCGTGGAAGATGCGCTGGATAACTGCCCGAACACTGCCAATGCCAACCAGGCGGACAACGACAACGACGGAATCGGCAATGCCTGCGACAGCACCCCGGATGGTGAGCCTGTAGATACCGATGGCGACGGCGTGACCGACAGCGTGGACAACTGCCCCAACACCGCCAACGCGGACCAGCTGGACAATGATGGTGATGGCATTGGCAACGCCTGCGACAGCACCCCCGACGGCGATGTGGCCTGCACCGAGTACTCCGCCAGCAACTACAACCATGTGCAGGCAGGCCGAGCCACCACCAATGGCAGCTACGCCTATGCGGTCGGTTCCGGTGATAACCTGGGACTGTACAACGTGTTTGTAACCTCGACGCTGGCCGAGACTGCTGCTGGTTACTACGTGAAAGGTAACTGCCCCTGA
- a CDS encoding YdeI/OmpD-associated family protein: MAQASTESQFKAQLLRPKDPGSGAPWAFVILPRAVSAKLPRRGRTTVDGTINGKPFTVLLEPDGKKSHWLKIDEELLKQSGASYGDVVEFQVTSAAEELEPEVPADLLDALSASPEAKETWHATTTISRIDWIHWITSAKQAKTRTKRIHDACDMLASGKKKVCCFDTSGFYSKAFRAPETAD; this comes from the coding sequence ATGGCACAGGCAAGCACAGAGTCACAATTCAAAGCTCAACTCCTCCGACCAAAAGACCCTGGTAGCGGCGCGCCATGGGCATTCGTCATTCTACCCAGAGCTGTTAGCGCAAAGCTCCCTCGTCGCGGCCGCACCACCGTTGATGGCACTATCAATGGCAAGCCTTTCACGGTCCTGCTTGAGCCAGATGGCAAGAAAAGCCACTGGCTCAAAATTGATGAAGAACTGCTCAAGCAGTCAGGTGCGAGCTACGGCGATGTCGTAGAGTTTCAGGTTACTAGCGCCGCAGAGGAGCTGGAACCGGAGGTTCCCGCGGATCTGCTCGACGCATTATCGGCCTCACCCGAGGCCAAAGAGACCTGGCACGCAACTACCACCATCTCACGTATTGACTGGATTCACTGGATTACTTCCGCAAAGCAGGCAAAGACCCGCACCAAGCGTATTCATGATGCCTGTGACATGCTCGCGTCGGGTAAAAAGAAGGTGTGCTGTTTTGATACGTCGGGTTTTTATAGTAAGGCATTCCGCGCGCCCGAAACCGCAGATTGA